One genomic segment of Besnoitia besnoiti strain Bb-Ger1 chromosome VII, whole genome shotgun sequence includes these proteins:
- a CDS encoding hypothetical protein (encoded by transcript BESB_078270) produces the protein MIAHVLSLSLLAPPLRVLSRLALSLLCLFFALWRFPAGPVRRDRRAHGARKRGGSAFEKWRPVFGTFRAPSLSCPRSRPSVFPCSPSSRVSNSVSAAPSSALPSRPSPPGRLLRAPPGSRWPPALLSLVLFLFSSSQSAAASLHFQWWARDSRSAAQFSAPETLSSVPCPSLAVLLTVHRPLKSPLAPSAASVSLSPSCASGDCPSSPSLPETTAPSLSPLFWGAATRLNSLSSSPDSGLRKTRQETFLAGETRETLNPKPSGVGVPSRPIRAFPPSLSLSSSAPVSLCWLRSLPAVAAFSRWEAPPPRVASAWVDRASPAGRSPAERDGANRNAGGEDASPVASKERGCDPRARRPWDEEASSSGPGGPREDEAAGRGGEERAHSRNDTPEEEAPCCVSTQDLALDASCAEMRGGEVEPPTELGRELQPPRRKREPQGLCDRGTRECIKSEDEEDTGAGKLGDGVREEDAAAKRFRAEGSVQRGRKRAEGQSRCRRSEDVQRGVRRGEGLKWCASRHRGGGFGPAEESETCASSETVEVASRSISCVLCAGGTQRFRQSLPPASLSAAAAGHASSSPCSFLPPPSRFSPRRARLSSHGSAASSCASSARARPSQELPSRPASPSAVPPLAFVAPCLRSLQVLSPLVSAAACGLIRSFGYTHDLWAAGWRAVNESKPPRRPAAFSPLSRSGSHPSEATFERVPQPFPASVASSSPLFASPSLPCLSFSVLSPSSRAASSSLRPSPSPSVSARTPPAGGSSSALRGVPHLYKWLCRHFPLLRRTLSEFTELCVPPLPPASRSPSSLARGNEDDACAAGLAEHATAPETQRESAVDTSRPPHALGSPSSSSSASPTPEELSASDVEGELRRAVIHAVATAPAAAAPAPRRRASARGPRIGRYSASAAALSSEALKRRREAHVEAMQRVLSLKERELLLAARRRPACGADLSAAGSAPSLAPSQGQALRAPGASPSGPPPPLPEPVSLAALRARLPIDALCLDFNAIIHLCTHGHLPSTLPPPLACFQPLLLQRVCGYLHRLVALVRPRKLLVITFDGVPPLAKVNQQRSRRFRQSRDERLAVRLEDEDEDDAPAREGARGGRRRRRAAGDQSPAREEEEEVTPRGAEGAGAPTGEGVPSPPADDDAAALSALAPAYFDTNCINPGTTFMAMCEMTLKKFIAHKLRSSPLWRQLQCVCLSTHVVPGEGEHKLLHLLRFGAWQAAATLPHTLRGAGPSSAARGSAADASRQLGGAGLAGRGEAAQTQKIGGDSPLRILLPERGEGGSSEDARGLPKDPKPASASPAAAPHAPAPLGQPRVLSEDAPAGLVPPLPPPKRRGARDADRETPRPQFEQRQRESRPVSLAAFFSSKYSRASQQEPRAASGPARQGGLGAQQGSDPPGRDSQGGSASSSAPFSPAAREMDWSVALPGRVCLYGMDADLLMLALSLHLPRVLILRERQASLERTRAQTHAEAVAKARINPSRISGLFASDSSLPAAGEGGSPLAQRRRQNKADTARAARGASRQATLERGREAGTRGGDSAASSKADASSADGGVVPKELLIPRRHDFLQYTARDFEVVDVDVLRSELLVELRRGAATEDAPKPRQAPAGAQAASAPKTLSFFSEAPRPAERPEAARLGEGGRLRSSQNVLPTNGPFARLGEDVRTPRRPRASGEGESDGREPPPSLRSLDSERLIDDFVFLSFFVGNDFLPGLPPLDVFQGGLATLVRAYTAALPALGGYLTKKTKINLERLRRLFQILALFEEAHFQGHIDADLLRRVRQAHAGGRGGQAGSVAGASLSAEASLGVFESSLRADDTVRSELLAEAKRRLLPLRRTASGAKEPTRPEESDLDCDDPYAVLYYTSKFPLATLLGHERPPVSPSSPQSSAQSSLSRSLFGPWLSRAPRAMPFAEFRARLSLAYTTGLFFLLRYYHTSNPVWSWFFPYEYAPLCSDLARLDPAALSRAISLPSLREDFKFSPYTQLLAVLPATSAALLPQVHRHLPGGRGLADMFPSAFPVDPHPFHAIPFDFNDAAAQEKTAGDRGGGVSARPSQGDSSFSPASAPLSAEERPPPHSPKGPPESSSPASATPPSAVSAAGALLSTCADARERAAVEVALAAQKDPRFLASALSAANAASLPSWLHRPVLPPLDVPRLLRAARRADDEAALAESEGAEKEAPHFRGGELAEEGLESGDGCNAKECMAETPLPPLGGTRPRTDVATAGKQREGKTRSGQRRGADDKCSGGQEGTTEERKVEDSFREGMARSGAQPQRLGLWTLQDVLRNRVGRPATFWPPAAEAAKEKNFEAERRRGTTVRFASRGERRAPSRAAKGRLRAQKADARRGARGAATGPAGSSTGRQKRAEEGGTSPERRTDLTRGDAMEREEATSEPRGAARPKDGRWRRRKGSSGARGKNGPAATKSSSQQEAREAAAPLAIGAEKLKKQAGAQQKGSDDFQGKTKEKARRRTQHRKDKTAKDSSGGDTPS, from the coding sequence ATGATCGCGcatgtcctctctctctctctccttgccccgccgctgcgtgtcctctcgcgccttgccttgtctcttctctgtctcttcttcgccctctggCGCTTCCCCGCGGGCCCCGTGAGGAGGGACAGGCGAGCCCATGGGGCGAGGAAGCGTGGCGGGAGTGCCTTTGAGAAGTGGCGCCCGGTTTTTGGAACCTTTCGCGCTCCATCGTTGTCTTGTCCGCGTTCGCGGCCGTCGGTCTTCCCttgctcgccgtcgtcgcgagTCTCAAAttcggtctccgccgcgccctcttccgccctgccttctcgtccttctccgcccgGCCGTCTTCTCCGGGCGCCGCCAGGTTCGCGATGGCCTCCagcgcttctctctctcgtcttgtTCCTTTTCAGCTCCTCTCAGagtgcggccgcgtcgctgcatTTCCAGTGGTGGGCGAGGGActcccgcagcgccgcccagTTTTCCGCCCCGGAGACTCTGTCGTCTGTCCCCTGCCCTTCGCTCGCTGTGCTTCTGACGGTTCACAGGCCGCTAAagtcgccgctggcgccgtctgctgcgtcggtgtcgctctctccctcatGCGCGTCTGGGGACTGCCCTTCATCTCCCTCCCTGCCCGAGACTACtgctccctccctctcgcctctcttttGGGGGGCGGCTACGCGTTTGAACTCTCTGTCGTCCAGCCCTGACTCAGGGCTGAGGAAGACTCGTCAAGAGACTTTtctcgcaggcgagacgcgcgagacactaaaccctaaaccctcggGGGTCGGTGTCCCCAGCAGGCCGATAAGGGCGTTTCCGccgagtctctctctctcgagctCCGCCCCAGTTTCCCTCTGCTGGCTTCGTTCTCTtccggcggtcgcggcaTTCTCGCGCTGGGAAGCACCGCCGCCACGTGTGGCCTCCGCGTGGGTAgaccgcgcctcgcctgcaggccgctctccagcggagagagacggtgCGAATCGAAACGCAGGGGGAGAAGATGCGTCTCCTGTAGCTTCAAAAGAGCGCGGGTGCgatccgcgcgcgaggcgcccgtgggacgaggaggcctcctcttcagggcctggaggcccgcgagaagATGAGGCagcggggagagggggggaggagagggcaCACAGCAGAAATGACACcccagaggaggaagcaccATGCTGCGTGTCGACACAAGATCTCGCGCTGGACGCAAGCTGTGCAGAGatgcgtggaggcgaagtCGAGCCGCCCACGGAATTAGGGAGGGAGCtccagcctcctcgccggaAACGGGAGCCCCAGGGCCTCTGCGACCGGGGGACGCGCGAGTGCATCAAGTCAGAGGATGAAGAAGACACCGGCGCAGGCAAGTTAGGAGACGGAGTTCGCGAGGAGgatgcggcggcgaagaggttTCGAGCGGAGGGCTCTGTAcagcgagggaggaagcgcgcggaaggacagagccgctgcagacgcagcgaagaTGTCCAGCGCGGTgttcgccgcggagagggacTTAAATggtgcgcctcgcggcatCGAGGAGGCGGTTTTGGGCCTgccgaagagagcgaaactTGCGCTTCATCAGAGACGGTGGAGGTCGCTTCTCGGAGCATCTCCTGTGTCCTGTGCGCTGGAGGCACGCAGAGATTTCGACAGTCCCTCCctcctgcttctctctctgccgcagcggccggtcacgcgtcgtcgtctccttgCTCCTTCCTGCCACCGCCCTCGCggttttctcctcgccgcgctcgcctgtcGTCGCATGGCTCTGCAGCGTCCTCGTGTGCCtcatctgcgcgcgcgcgcccgtctcAGGAGCTCCCCTCTCGGCCggcttctccttctgctgTGCCCCCGTTGGCCTTCGTTGCACCTTGTCTGCGGTCGCTCCAAGTATTATCGCCTTTGGtcagcgccgctgcatgtGGCCTTATTCGCTCTTTCGGCTACACGCACGATCTTTGGGCGGCAGGCTGGCGCGCAGTGAACGAGTCGAAACCACCGCGACGCCCTGCGGCGTTCTCCCCCCTCAGTCGATCTGGATCTCATCCTTCTGAGGCGACCTTTGAACGCGTGCCTCAGCCGTTCCCTGCATCtgtcgcgtcgtcttctccgctgttcgcctcgccctccctgCCTTGTTTGTCCTTCTCtgtgctgtctccttcctctcgcgccgcctcttcctccctccggccttccccctccccttCGGTTTCCGCTCGCacgccgcctgctggcggttcgtcgtcggcgctgcgcggcgtgccgCATCTCTATAAGTGGCTCTGTCGCCACTTCCCTTTGCTGCGGAGGACGCTGTCTGAGTTCACCGAGCTCTGTgtccctccgcttcctccggcctcgcggtcgccctccagcctcgcgcgtggcaacgaggacgacgcatgcgccgcgggcCTGGCTGAACACGCAACTgcgccagagacgcagagagaaagtgCTGTGGACACGTCTCGAccgccgcacgcgctcggttcgccgtcgtcatcgtcgtcggcgtcgccgacgcccgaggagctctccgcgtcggacGTGGAGGGCGAGCTCCGGCGCGCCGTAATCCACGCGGTCGCGActgcgcccgctgccgccgctccagcgccgcgccggcgagcgagcgcgcgcgggcccCGAATAGGGCGGTAttctgcttccgcggcggcgctttctTCTGAGGCACTCAaacgccggcgcgaggcgcatgTCGAGGCGATGCAGAGAGTGCTGTCCCTGAAGGAGCGCGAACTgttgctcgccgcgcggcggagacctgCGTGTGGCGCGGATCTCTCGGCTGCTggctcggcgccttctctggcTCCTTCGCAAGGCcaggccctccgcgcgccgggcgcctctccgtctgggccccccccgcctctgcctgagccggtctcgctggcggcgctccgcgcgcgcctgccgatCGATGCGCTCTGTCTGGACTTTAACGCGATCATCCACCTCTGCACGCACGGGCACCTGCCCtcgacgctgccgccgccactGGCCTGCTTCCAGCCgctgctcctgcagcgcgttTGCGGCTACCTgcatcgcctcgtcgcgctggTGCGCCCGCGGAAGCTCCTGGTCATCACCTTCGACGGCGTGCCTCCGCTCGCGAAGGTCAACCAGCAAAGGAGCCGGCGTTTCCGGCAGAGCCGAGatgagcgcctcgccgtccgcctcgaggacgaagacgaagacgatgcgccggcgcgggagggcgcccgcggaggccgcagacggaggcgcgcggccgggGACCAGAGCCCCGCCcgggaagaggaggaggaggtgacgccgcggggagcggaaggcgcaggcgcgccgacggGCGAGGGGGTGCCTTCGCCaccggcggacgacgacgcagctgcgctctcggcgctggcTCCTGCGTACTTTGACACGAACTGCATCAACCCGGGCACGACGTTCATGGCGATGTGCGAGATGACGCTGAAGAAGTTCATCGCGCACAAgctgcgctcgtcgccgctctggCGACAGCTGCAGTGTGTCTGCCTCAGCACGCACGTCGTccccggcgaaggcgaacacAAACTGCTCCACCTGCTTCGCTTCGGCGCTTGGCAAGCTgccgcgacgctgccgcaCACGCTCCGGGGGGCAgggccctcctccgcggcgcgcggctcggctgcggacgcgagtcggcagctcggcggcgctggactcgcggggcgaggcgaagccgcacagacgcagaagatcGGCGGCGACTCTCCGCTTCGCATCCTCTTGCCTgagcgcggagagggggggtcaagcgaggacgcgcgcggccttccgaAGGACCCTAAACCCGCGTCGGCTtctccggcggccgcgccgcacgcgcctgcgccgctgggacagccccgcgtcctctccgaGGACgctcccgcgggcctcgtgcccccgcttccgcctcccaagcgacgaggcgcgcgagacgctgacagagagacgccgcggccgcagttcgagcagaggcagcgcgagagccgGCCGGTGTCGCTCGCCGCATTCTTCAGCTCCAAAtactctcgcgcgtcgcagcaAGAGCCCCGAGCCGCCTCGGGGCCAGCGCGGCAGGGCGGGCTGGGGGCGCAACAGGGGAGTGACCCCCCGGGAAGGGACTCCCagggaggcagcgcgagctctTCGGCTCCCTtttctccggcggcgcgcgagatgGACTGGAGCGTCGCGTTACCGGGTCGCGTGTGTCTTTACGGCATGGACGCGGATCTTTTGATGCTGGCGCTGTCGCTTCACCTGCCTCGCGTGCTCATTCtgcgggagaggcaggcgtcgctggagcgcacgcgggcgcagacgcacgcggaggccgtcgcgaaggcgcgcatCAACCCCTCCCGGATTTCAGGGCTCTTTGCCTCAGactcgtcgctgccggctgcgggtgagggcggcagcccactcgcccagcggcgccggcagaaCAAGGCGGAtaccgcgcgcgccgcgcgaggagcgagcaggcaggcgacgctggagagaggccgcgaggcgggaacgcgcggcggcgactccgccgcgtcgtccaAGGCAGACGCCTCTTCGGCTGATGGCGGCGTGGTGCCGAAAGAACTTCTCATCCCGCGGCGCCACGACTTCCTACAGTACACGGCGCGCGATTTCGAAGTCGTGGACGTCGATGTCTTGCGCAGCGAGCTCCTCgtggagctgcgccgcggcgcggcaaccgaagacgcgccgaagccgcggcaggctcccgcgggcgcccaggccgcctctgcgccaaagaccctctccttcttctcagAGGCCCCCCGTCCTGCAGAGAGaccggaggccgcgcggctcggcgaaggcggcagactGCGGAGTTCGCAGAATGTGCTGCCAACGAACGGGCCTTTCGCCCGGCTGGGCGAAGACGTCCGcaccccgcggcggccgcgggcgtcaGGTGAGGGGGAGAGCGACggacgcgagccgccgcccagTCTGCGGAGTCTCGACTCCGAGCGCCTGATTGACGACtttgtctttctctccttttttGTGGGAAACGACTTCCTCCcggggctgccgccgctcgacGTCTTCCAGGGCGGGCTCGCCACGCTGGTGCGCGCGTAcaccgccgcgctgccggcccTTGGAGGCTACCtcacgaagaagacgaaaatcaacctcgagcggctgcggcgcctcttccAGATCCTCGCCCTtttcgaggaggcgcactTCCAGGGGCACATCGACGCCgacctgctgcggcgcgtgagGCAGGCTCACGCGGGGGGTCGCGGAGGCCAGGCGGGGAGCGTCGCTGGAGCGAGTCTCTCCGCCGAGGCCAGTTTGGGAGTTTTCGAGTCGAGTCTGCGAGCGGACGACACGGTGCGCAGCGAGCTGCTTGCcgaagcgaagcgaagactgctgccgctgcggagaaCGGCCTCGGGCGCGAAGGAGCCGACAAGACCAGAAGAAAGCGACTTGGACTGCGACGACCCCTACGCGGTGCTCTACTACACCTCCAAGTTTCCTCTCGCGACGCTCCTGGGGCATGAACGCCCCCCCGtttcgccctcgtctccccAGTCTTCTGCCCAGTCCTCTCTTTCGCGGTCGTTGTTTGGGCCgtggctctctcgcgcgccgcgcgcgatgCCGTTTGCGGAGTTCAGGGCCCGGCTGTCGCTCGCGTACACCACTGGgttgttttttctgctgcgGTACTATCACACGTCGAATCCCGTCTGGTCGTGGTTTTTCCCCTACGAGTACGCGCCGCTGTGCTCTgacctcgctcgcctcgacCCAGCGGCACTGTCGCGCGCAATCTCGCTCCCCAGCCTCCGCGAAGACTTCAAGTTCTCCCCCTAcacgcagctcctcgccgtcctccccGCGACCAGCGCCGCTCTCCTGCCGCAAGTGCACAGACACCTCccgggaggccgcggcctcgccgacaTGTTCCCCAGCGCGTTTCCTGTAGATCCGCATCCGTTCCATGCGATTCCGTTCGATTTcaacgacgccgccgcccaggaGAAGACCGCGGGCGACAGGgggggcggcgtctctgcgcgcccctCCCAAGGCGACTCCAGCTTCTcacctgcgtctgcgcctctctctgctgaaGAGCGGCCCCCGCCACACTCTCCGAAGGGTCCTCCAGAGTCTTCTTCCccggcctctgcgacgccccCTTCCGCTGTTTCAGCCGCTGGCGCTTTGCTCTCAACCTGCGCAGATGCGCGTGAGCGAGCCGCCGTCGAGGTGGCGCttgcggcgcagaaggaTCCGCGgtttctcgcctccgccctctccgccgcgaatgcggcctcgctgccctcaTGGCTCCATCGACCGGTGCTGCCTCCACTCGACGTGCCCAGGCtcttgcgcgcggcgcgtcgagcagacgacgaggccgcgctcgcAGAAAGCGAGGGAGCGGAAAAGGAGGCGCCTCATTTCAGAGGCGGAGAACTCGCCGAAGAAGGCCTGGAGAGCGGCGATGGCTGCAACGCGAAAGAGTGCATGGCGGAGACGCCTCTTCCCCCTCTTGGAGgcacgaggccgcgcaccGACGTGGCGACCGCAggcaagcagagagagggcaagacgcgcagcgggcaACGCAGAGGAGCGGATGACAAATGCAGTGGAGGGCAAGAAGGCacgacagaggagaggaaggtgGAGGATTCTTTTCGGGAGGGCATGGCGCGGTCAggtgcgcagccgcagcgtctgGGTCTGTGGACGCTGCAGGACGTCTTGCGGAACCGCGTGGGGAGGCCCGCCACGTTTtggccgccggctgcggaagctgcgaaggagaaaaacTTTGAAGCGGAACGCCGGAGAGGGACAACAGTCCGATTCGCCTCCAGGGGGGAGAGAAgggcgccgagccgcgctgccaaaggccgcctgcgcgcgcagaaagcagacgcgaggcgaggcgctaGAGGCGCAGCCACGGGGCCCGCCGGCTCCTCCACGGGCAGACAGAaacgcgccgaagaaggcgggaCTTCCccggagaggaggacggaTCTCACGAGGGGCGACGCtatggagagagaggaagcgacgagCGAACCCCGaggagcggcgaggccgaaggaCGGCAGGTGGAGGCGCCGGAAGGGGTCGTCGGGGGCACGCGGAAAAAATGGCCCAGCCGCCACGAAGAGCAGCAGCCAgcaagaggcgcgagaggccgctgcgcctctcgccatAGGAGCTGAAAAACTCAAAAAacaggcgggcgcgcagcagaagggAAGCGATGACTTCCAGGGAAAGACCAAGgaaaaggcgaggcggagaacgcAACACAGAAAAGACAAAACGGCGAAAGACAGCTCCGGCGGCGACACTCCGAGCTGA
- a CDS encoding hypothetical protein (encoded by transcript BESB_078290): MRTACQGDAGTSGKSPPAQAGGECVAPEARRSFSRLAPVAASGGTRPPSACMRPSPHAALCASSDSAGRDRRRRGGKAEWRERGSVGWRARGKLQARRCHLSRLRGSLVRRTPLPGNPRLPPFLVAPSQRDRVCEGGRGGGRSERGASGDRAVLRRPRNAVAAGAPSRGKATWRTAVDPQLASPGAQAGVVSASGAQCEVCFLREVACDGLRAARERGDRPAASGFHPRARAPAQRPYALERHALRPEAHAAVFLAGVRRERGRKAWHRRPHVRLHAGGTDEAPEETLRQTEQLLVKWLLPSLCASLRATAPAGGPRRRRADACCAKAEATAAGERGCGWGSHGGAETGGDGGGARQRGSRADPSRSPTPYAILAHLDEALELLLVKKAQQARGKAAKSAMSTQTARVGVSAGDHLEGAARLLALVLGYLILKRAPPSCHLQRLRDRLLLPSSPASQAPPSLAPPAQSALPAAQSVPQRPTAEDAGVATSLAAESVHHEVYVHRAVMLLVAYALYATAPCLAALLLDPFLQDDEARDHGAGQGRCVEETSSRIGGKTAYVLPQDWALPQTDYKGDKEISCAAKIREADCLYTSVTGLRWLLKQNRDGAFATAAVNPHSFATSHSQGHSSGSVSQLAASNSPSLACCSWKQEHDVLRQLAVSPEESSLIPSFLQVLPPACLRFRGFIALHFFPNLPR; the protein is encoded by the exons ATGCGGACAGCCTGccaaggcgacgcggggacCTCCGGCAAGTCAccgccagcgcaggcagGAGGAGAGTGCGTAGCCCCTGAGGCTCGTCGCAGCTTCTCTCGGCTGGCTCCCGTGGCGGCTTCCGGAGGAACTCGGCCCccttctgcatgcatgcgcccgtCTCCTCACGCTGCTCTCTGTGCCTCGTCTGACTCGGCTGGGCGTgacaggagacgcagaggaggaaaggcgGAGTGGCGTGAGCGGGGGTCGGTCGGGTGGAGAGCGAGGGGGAaactgcaggcgaggcgatGCCACttgtctcgcctccgcggcagcctggtgcggcggacgccgctcCCAGGAAACCCGCGACTTCCGCCTTTTctcgtcgcgccctcgcagcgagacagagtctgcgagggaggccgcggaggtgGCAGATCTGAGCGAGGAGCCAGCGGCGATAGAGCcgtcctgcggcggccgcggaacgccgtcgcagcaggcgcccctTCGCGCGGGAAGGCGACTTGGCGGACTGCGGTTGATCCGCAGCTCGCCAGCCCTGGAGCGCAGGCCGGGGTCGTgtccgcctctggcgcgcaGTGTGAAGTTTGTTTTCTTCGCGAAGTTGCCTGCGATGGTCTGCGCGCTGCCCGAGAACGAGGCGATCGGCCTGCTGCCTCAGGTTTTCACCCGCGGGCTCGAGCTCCCGCACAGAGGCCCTACGCTCTGGAGCGCCACGCTCTTCGCCCTGAAGCACATGCTGCTGTCTTCCTtgccggcgtccgccgcgagcgagggcggAAAGCCTGGCACCGCCGCCCCCACGTGAGGCTCCACGCAGGCGGGACAGACGAagcgccggaggagacgctcCGGCAGACCGAACAACTGCTGGTCAAGTggctgctgccgtctctgtgcgcgtcgctgcgtgcgACCGCGCCGGCTGGAGGCCctcggagaaggcgcgccgaTGCCTGCTGCGCTAAGGCCGAGGCGACtgccgcgggagagagagggtgCGGCTGGGGAAGCCACGGAGGAGCCGAGacaggaggcgacggcggaggcgcgcggcagcgtggATCGCGGGCAGATCCCAGCCGCAGCCCCACGCCGTATGCAATTCTGGCGCACCTGGATGAGGCGCTGGAGCTTCTTCTGGTGAAGAAGGCACAGCAGGCACGTGGGAAAGCCGCGAAAAGCGCGATGTCGACGCAGACAGCCCGAGTAGGCGTTTCAGCCGGCGACCAcctcgaaggcgcggcccgcctcctcgccctggTTCTCGGCTACCTCATTCTCAAGCGCGCCCCGCCCTCTTGCCACCTTCAGCGGCTCAGAGACCGACTTCtgcttccttcgtctcccgcTTCTCAGGCCCCTccttcgctcgcgcctcccgcgcaaTCTGCCCTGCCGGCTGCGCAGTCTGTTCCACAGAGAccgacggcggaggacgcgggggTGGCGACTTCGTTGGCTGCAGAGAG CGTCCACCacgaggtgtacgtacaccgcgcGGTCATGCTGCTCGTCGCCTACGCACTCTACGCGACCGCCCCGTGCCTCGCAGCCCTGCTTCTCGATCCGTTTCTTCAAGAtgacgaggcgcgagaccACGGGGCTGGGCAGGGCCGCTGCGTGGAGGAGACCTCCTCCCGGATAGGCGGGAAGACGGCGTATGTGTTGCCGCAGGACTGGGCGCTGCCGCAAACGGATTACAAGGGCGACAAGGAGATCTCGTGCGCAGCGAAGATCCGAGAGGCGGACTGTCTGTACACCTCCGTCACGGGCCTGCGCTGGCTCCTGAAGCAGAACAGAGATGGCGCGttcgcgaccgccgccgtGAATCCGCATTCTTTCGCGACTTCTCACTCGCAGGGCCATTCGTCTGGCTCTGTCTCTCAGTTGGCCGCTTCCaattcgccttctctcgcgtgctgcagctggAAACAGGAGCACGACGTGCTTCGGCAGCTCGCCGTGTCGCCGGAGGAGAGCAGCCTCATTCCGTCGTTTCTTCAAGTTCTTCCGCCGGCGTGCCTGCGATTTCGCGGCTTCATCGCTCTTCACTTCTTTCCCAACCTCCCCCGCTAG
- a CDS encoding hypothetical protein (encoded by transcript BESB_078280) — MRIPRIAARPGPRSLAGGQDAETVEPKTRAEGTPDGPRGPEAVEAAAEPAKVAKQSASSERRTLAGSVRHGVKDARAVVGFFRALTELALQPRSVHQQRQQLAANGAARGARACSVAQSLCVAPETHLGLSGGRGCDESAEKRGASRPPGDAGVSDGASARRSGDGRWRRRKSFALRRRRSDASCWPQVDAS; from the exons ATGCGAATTCCAAGAATCGCCGCGCGACCGGGCCCTCGCAGTTTGGCAGGCGGCCAGGATGCTGAAACGGTGGAACCGAAAAC GCGTGCTGAAGGAACTCCGGACGGCCCGCGCGGCCCCGAGGCCGtcgaggcagctgcggagcCAGCCAAAGTCGCCAAAcagtctgcctcctctgagCGGCGGACTCTCGCCGGGTCGGTTCGTCACGGAGTGAAGGATgctcgcgccgtcgtcggcttCTTTCGTGCGTTGACCGAGCTCGCGttgcagccgcgcagcgttcaccagcagcgccagcagctcgcagcgaacggcgccgcgagaggcgcgcgagcctgcaGCGTCGCCCAGTCGCTATGCGTCGCTCCAGAGACGCACCTCGGTCTAagtggcgggcgcggatGCGACGAATCAGCTGAGAAaagaggcgcgtcgcggcccCCGGGGGATGCGGGCGTGAGCGacggggcgagcgcgaggaggagcggagacggcaggtggaggcggaggaagagcttcgctctgcgccgcagaagaagcgacgcCTCCTGCTGGCCGCAGGTCGACGCCAGctga